A single window of Gossypium hirsutum isolate 1008001.06 chromosome A10, Gossypium_hirsutum_v2.1, whole genome shotgun sequence DNA harbors:
- the LOC107896028 gene encoding serine/threonine-protein kinase BLUS1, producing MAYEQEDHPKLQFPLDSNSYNITAEIGAGVCSKVYTAQCLPINSTVVAIKSIDLDQSNADFRNFVGRETNTLSLLSHPNILNPHCSFTAGNRLWLVMPFMSGGSLESIISSSSPNGIQEQCIAIILKETLTALSYLHSQGHLHRDIKASNILLDDNGRVKLADFGVSSSFYKSSSVYRLGSSPFSQYWIAPEVIHSHKDYNFKADIWSFGVTALDSTKKFSETFQDMVASCLRKDPAIRPTADELLKHPFFESCSGTSEFLAENLLPGLPSVEERFRAASKILEEGVGCDPNGDWASGLLLNRRISSIIEGNGNEDEEFEVHDPVFPVESTQAVIPCDDDGEEQHPATGGRGNEVNAETMVNELMALMTSLDDQKEKVKKIINQLGAKTIDREDELEKENARVRLELEREKEQNLKLIQVINEEDQLLHQNERLRLELENEKLRLELEKLKMHISATSNTTTDDNN from the coding sequence ATGGCGTATGAACAAGAAGATCATCCCAAGCTTCAGTTCCCTTTAGATTCCAACTCTTACAACATCACCGCTGAAATCGGTGCTGGTGTTTGTTCTAAAGTTTATACGGCCCAATGTCTGCCCATCAATTCAACTGTTGTTGCCATTAAATCCATCGATCTTGATCAGTCCAACGCCGATTTCCGCAACTTTGTCGGACGTGAAACCAACACCTTGTCGCTTCTTTCCCACCCCAATATCCTCAACCCTCATTGTTCCTTCACCGCCGGCAACCGTCTCTGGTTGGTTATGCCCTTTATGTCCGGCGGTTCTCTAGAGTCCATCAtctcatcttcttcccccaaTGGCATACAAGAGCAATGCATTGCCATTATTCTCAAAGAAACGCTGACTGCATTGTCGTATCTTCACAGCCAAGGGCATTTGCATAGAGATATAAAGGCCAGTAACATCTTGTTGGACGATAACGGACGTGTTAAGCTTGCGGATTTCGGTGTTTCGTCATCGTTCTATAAGTCGAGTTCGGTTTACAGATTAGGTTCTTCGCCATTTTCGCAATATTGGATTGCCCCAGAGGTGATTCATTCACATAAAGATTATAATTTCAAAGCTGACATATGGTCTTTCGGTGTAACTGCTCTTGACTCCACCAAGAAGTTTTCAGAAACATTTCAAGACATGGTTGCTTCTTGTCTCCGTAAAGATCCTGCAATCCGACCCACTGCAGATGAGCTTTTGAAACATCCTTTCTTTGAGAGTTGCAGTGGTACTTCGGAGTTTCTTGCGGAGAATTTGCTGCCTGGATTGCCTAGTGTTGAAGAAAGGTTTAGGGCAGCAAGCAAGATTCTTGAGGAAGGTGTGGGTTGTGATCCTAATGGGGACTGGGCGTCTGGTCTGCTCCTTAACCGTCGGATTTCATCGATAATTGAAGGGAACGGTAATGAAGACGAGGAGTTTGAAGTGCATGACCCTGTATTCCCCGTGGAGTCAACACAAGCGGTGATTCCATGTGACGATGATGGTGAAGAACAACATCCGGCTACAGGTGGCCGTGGCAATGAAGTTAATGCAGAAACAATGGTGAACGAACTGATGGCATTGATGACGAGTTTGGATGATCAAAAGGAGAAGGTGAAGAAAATAATTAACCAGCTTGGAGCTAAAACGATCGACAGAGAAGATGAATTGGAGAAGGAGAATGCGAGGGTGAGATTGGAATTAGAGCGTGAAAAGGAACAGAACTTGAAATTGATTCAAGTGATCAACGAAGAAGATCAATTGTTGCACCAGAATGAGAGGCTGAGATTGGAGTTAGAGAATGAGAAGCTGAGACTGGAGTTAGAGAAGCTCAAAATGCACATTTCTGCTACATCAAACACTACTACTGATGACAACAATTGA